The Thermodesulfobacteriota bacterium genome contains a region encoding:
- a CDS encoding integration host factor subunit alpha encodes MTKADIVERVYEKVGTSKKESAEIVETVLDIIKENLKNGEKVKISGFGNFSVRKKRPRRGRNPQTGGEIEITARKVLTFKPSQVLKKVLNS; translated from the coding sequence ATGACAAAAGCAGATATCGTTGAAAGGGTCTATGAGAAGGTTGGAACCTCTAAAAAGGAGTCGGCAGAGATTGTAGAGACGGTTCTCGATATCATCAAAGAGAATTTGAAGAACGGTGAAAAGGTAAAGATCTCCGGTTTTGGGAACTTTTCTGTCAGGAAAAAAAGACCCAGAAGGGGTAGAAATCCACAAACTGGTGGTGAAATCGAAATCACAGCCAGAAAAGTCCTTACTTTTAAACCCAGTCAGGTATTAAAGAAGGTCTTAAATTCTTAA
- a CDS encoding MerR family transcriptional regulator — protein MKNEGRGANRIDNPIPEKLYFKIKEVSEVTGVEPYILRYWESEFNIIKPSRTKSKQRLYRRKDLELILEIKKLLYEEQFTIAGAKKKLKESKLHEDKGCQMEPSNGEYKNLLKDVKKELNIIKDILE, from the coding sequence ATGAAAAACGAAGGGCGTGGGGCAAATCGAATAGACAATCCTATACCTGAAAAATTATACTTTAAAATCAAGGAAGTAAGTGAAGTTACAGGGGTAGAGCCATATATATTGAGATATTGGGAGTCCGAGTTTAATATAATTAAGCCCTCCCGCACCAAATCCAAACAGAGATTATATAGAAGAAAAGACCTGGAATTAATCTTAGAAATAAAAAAACTCCTTTATGAAGAGCAATTTACCATTGCAGGAGCCAAGAAAAAACTCAAAGAATCCAAATTGCATGAGGATAAAGGTTGTCAGATGGAACCTTCAAATGGAGAATACAAAAACCTTTTGAAGGATGTTAAAAAGGAATTAAATATAATTAAGGATATTCTTGAGTAA
- the rplT gene encoding 50S ribosomal protein L20: MPRVKRGNKRKNRRKKILKLAKGYRGARSKLFRTASEAVDRALNYAYRDRRARKREFRGLWVTRINAAARLNGTTYSRLIQGLKNAKVSIDRKILAELAVSDPIGFSKIVHLTKGNP; encoded by the coding sequence ATGCCAAGGGTAAAAAGAGGAAATAAAAGAAAAAATAGGAGAAAGAAGATATTAAAACTGGCGAAAGGATATCGTGGCGCGAGGAGTAAACTGTTTAGAACTGCATCTGAAGCCGTTGATAGGGCTCTGAATTATGCCTATAGAGACAGACGAGCCAGAAAGAGAGAATTCAGAGGGCTGTGGGTTACCAGGATTAATGCTGCTGCAAGACTAAATGGGACTACATATAGTAGACTAATTCAAGGGTTAAAAAATGCGAAGGTCAGTATCGATAGGAAAATCCTTGCCGAATTAGCTGTATCTGATCCAATAGGGTTTTCAAAAATCGTCCACCTTACCAAAGGGAACCCCTAA
- the pheS gene encoding phenylalanine--tRNA ligase subunit alpha yields MKEDLERLFADALEKLKGAIREIQVTEIKTEFLGKKGKITAFLRGLVNISQEQRPVIGRLANEIKISLEEKIKESLAVIRERKRKENLLHERLDITLPGRRVPIGRKHPITEVCNEIVGIFLGLGFQISEGPEVELDYYNFEALNIPKDHPARDMHDTFYISDEVLLRTHTSPVQIRVMEKQSPPIQIIAPGKAFRCDSDVSHTPMFHQVEGLMVGNDITFGDLKGILTIFVHQMFGDKTRLRFRPSFFPFTEPSAEVDIQCVICRGKGCRVCSFSGWLEILGSGMVDPEVFKIVGYNPNEITGFAFGLGIERIAMLKYGINDIRMFFENDMRFLGQF; encoded by the coding sequence ATGAAAGAAGATTTAGAAAGACTATTTGCCGATGCGTTAGAAAAACTGAAGGGTGCAATAAGAGAAATACAAGTAACCGAAATAAAGACAGAGTTTTTAGGGAAAAAAGGCAAAATTACAGCCTTCTTGAGAGGATTGGTTAATATATCGCAAGAACAAAGACCCGTTATAGGACGTCTTGCCAATGAGATAAAGATTTCTCTGGAAGAAAAGATAAAAGAGTCTTTAGCGGTCATTCGAGAAAGGAAAAGGAAGGAAAATCTGCTCCATGAAAGGTTGGATATAACCCTACCGGGCAGAAGGGTACCCATAGGTAGAAAGCATCCTATTACTGAGGTCTGCAATGAAATTGTGGGTATCTTTTTGGGTTTGGGTTTTCAAATCTCTGAAGGTCCTGAAGTTGAGTTAGACTATTATAATTTCGAGGCACTGAATATACCGAAAGATCATCCTGCAAGGGATATGCATGACACATTCTATATATCTGATGAGGTGCTTCTCAGAACCCATACGTCGCCTGTCCAGATTCGGGTGATGGAAAAACAGAGTCCACCTATTCAGATTATTGCACCAGGAAAGGCATTTAGATGTGATTCTGATGTCTCTCATACCCCGATGTTCCATCAGGTTGAAGGGTTAATGGTAGGAAACGATATTACATTCGGTGACTTGAAGGGTATTTTAACCATCTTTGTTCATCAGATGTTTGGTGATAAAACCAGGTTGAGGTTTCGACCGAGTTTTTTCCCTTTTACCGAACCCAGCGCGGAAGTGGATATACAGTGTGTTATATGCCGGGGAAAAGGATGCAGAGTCTGTTCCTTTTCTGGATGGCTGGAGATTCTAGGGTCTGGCATGGTTGACCCAGAGGTTTTTAAAATTGTAGGTTATAACCCGAACGAAATAACAGGGTTTGCCTTCGGTTTGGGTATAGAGAGGATTGCCATGTTAAAGTATGGGATCAATGATATCAGAATGTTTTTTGAAAATGATATGAGATTTTTAGGGCAATTTTAG
- the infC gene encoding translation initiation factor IF-3: MSEQGVNNEIKKVLVNEKIKAPEVRVISSEGKQLGIMPLKEALSVAMEDGLDLVEVAPNSNPPVCRVMDYGKFKYKQSKKIHEAKKSQTTFQVKEVKIRPNTEDHDIEYKVGHIKRFLGSGNKAKVYIVFKGREIAYREMGVNILNKIAEEVKDMGVVEQQPKLEGRNMAIVIAPKQ, encoded by the coding sequence ATGTCAGAACAGGGGGTGAATAACGAGATTAAAAAAGTATTAGTTAATGAAAAGATTAAGGCACCTGAAGTCAGGGTTATAAGTTCAGAAGGGAAACAGCTAGGCATAATGCCTTTGAAGGAGGCTTTAAGCGTTGCCATGGAAGACGGCCTGGACCTGGTTGAAGTAGCTCCGAATTCAAATCCACCTGTTTGCAGGGTAATGGATTATGGAAAGTTTAAATATAAACAGAGTAAGAAGATACATGAGGCTAAGAAAAGTCAAACTACTTTTCAAGTAAAGGAAGTAAAGATAAGACCGAACACAGAAGATCACGATATCGAATATAAAGTAGGTCATATAAAAAGATTTTTGGGAAGTGGCAATAAGGCTAAAGTATATATAGTCTTTAAGGGCAGAGAAATTGCATACAGAGAAATGGGTGTAAATATTCTTAATAAAATTGCAGAAGAGGTTAAAGATATGGGGGTAGTTGAGCAACAGCCAAAACTTGAGGGTAGAAATATGGCTATAGTTATTGCCCCAAAACAGTAG
- a CDS encoding efflux RND transporter permease subunit: protein MNMEKIVRLSYDRPWIVVIITAILTAVLAIPALSLHIDVSSDRFMAKGTPEKTKYEDTKKVFGSDILSFVYIRDPELFTENKLTRLRAMFNQLANIKGVEKAESLFTINNIKGEQGVIDTAPLLDIIPADPNELQKKQKDAIDNPIIRKSFISLDGKSTVISLYLNRDKKDYKFDRRIKTAIEKVTATYKGEFQEIFQTGAPYVNTSMSEYIVDDQLVLVPIAVFALLFVILLTLGNIHGAIVPIVNAGISIIWTFGFMRLFGVPINPLTAIVPAIMIVIGATEDTHMIAEFLEATKKGESPREAVLVGIGKKLSTAFFLTAFTTVIGFGSIAFNDVIILQDFGIASGLGFFLNFFVTITMTPVYLRFFGKQVMAKGFHGESKDTKILERIVRTVTYWGTQYRKRIIVISSLLLILSIIFTFFIYVNNDVISYFRASSPIVHAAQKMHDNLSGQNLFYITIDKDTGDFKKADNLKKIEDIKSYLRKFNVFDSVLSLPDYIALVNKGMQNGDPAFHKVPDSDSLVAQYLLFFQRSDIERFVSGDYSKINIMVRHNINSSTQLNVLVDKIRKDLNSGRFGNFNKVLVTGEGILIAEAAESFISGQVSSLLSTALIITAIMGFLFLSVKAGLIVLIPNLLPVFILFGLMGLLGIPLNAGTVMVAAVTIGIAVDDTTVFMVLYNQNLKKYGDEKRALEDTLVSEIKPIFISSVSLAAGFGTLIFSKFVPIAQFGALSAFVMIIAFVTELFITPLTLSSVRLITLWDAIGLELRDRLIEKSVLLEGFSKFQIRRLILMSHIIEAKAGEHIIREGDTGDKMYLVVDGEMSVSRQVKGHRTFIASLEPGDAFGEIALVSSQPRTADVFAVTNAKLLSLDWKTLERLRHLSPFVTSRLFLNLSKILGARLTETTEKMVCRL, encoded by the coding sequence ATGAACATGGAAAAAATAGTAAGGCTGTCATATGACAGGCCCTGGATTGTAGTTATTATAACTGCCATCCTAACTGCTGTGCTTGCTATTCCTGCGCTTAGTCTCCACATAGATGTTTCAAGCGACAGATTTATGGCAAAAGGCACTCCTGAAAAGACCAAGTATGAGGATACAAAAAAGGTTTTTGGTTCCGACATCCTCTCTTTTGTTTATATCAGGGATCCAGAGTTATTTACTGAAAATAAACTAACCCGTCTTAGAGCCATGTTTAACCAGCTTGCCAATATTAAAGGTGTTGAGAAGGCGGAAAGCCTGTTCACAATCAATAATATTAAAGGCGAGCAGGGGGTTATTGATACAGCACCTCTCCTTGATATTATACCTGCTGATCCCAATGAACTTCAGAAAAAGCAGAAAGACGCTATTGACAATCCGATCATCAGGAAGAGTTTTATTTCTCTTGATGGCAAATCTACGGTTATATCGCTTTACCTCAACAGGGATAAAAAAGACTATAAGTTCGACAGAAGAATAAAGACGGCTATAGAAAAGGTTACTGCTACATATAAAGGCGAGTTTCAGGAGATTTTCCAGACAGGCGCGCCCTACGTAAATACCTCTATGTCAGAGTATATCGTTGACGACCAGCTCGTATTGGTGCCGATCGCTGTGTTCGCTTTGCTTTTTGTTATCCTGTTGACCCTGGGTAATATACACGGGGCAATAGTCCCTATAGTCAACGCTGGCATAAGCATTATCTGGACATTCGGCTTTATGAGATTGTTCGGTGTACCGATAAACCCCTTAACTGCAATTGTGCCTGCCATTATGATTGTCATAGGGGCAACAGAAGACACCCACATGATTGCCGAGTTTTTGGAAGCCACAAAAAAGGGTGAATCTCCGAGAGAGGCAGTTCTCGTCGGCATAGGAAAAAAGCTCAGCACAGCGTTCTTCTTAACTGCGTTTACCACAGTTATCGGATTCGGCTCTATTGCCTTTAATGATGTGATCATTCTTCAAGATTTTGGAATTGCATCCGGCTTGGGTTTCTTCTTGAATTTCTTTGTGACAATAACCATGACGCCTGTATATCTGAGGTTTTTTGGAAAGCAGGTAATGGCAAAGGGTTTCCATGGGGAATCAAAAGACACCAAAATCCTTGAGAGAATCGTGAGGACAGTGACTTATTGGGGCACTCAGTATAGAAAAAGGATAATAGTCATCAGTTCTTTACTGCTTATTCTATCAATAATCTTTACATTTTTTATATACGTGAATAACGATGTTATTTCGTATTTCAGAGCAAGTTCGCCGATTGTCCACGCTGCCCAGAAAATGCATGATAACTTGTCAGGTCAAAATCTGTTCTATATCACTATTGATAAGGATACGGGGGATTTCAAAAAGGCAGATAATCTGAAAAAGATAGAGGATATCAAATCCTATTTAAGAAAGTTCAACGTATTTGATTCTGTCCTGAGTCTTCCGGACTATATAGCTCTTGTCAACAAGGGGATGCAGAACGGAGATCCGGCTTTTCATAAAGTCCCTGATTCTGACAGCCTCGTAGCCCAGTATCTTTTGTTTTTCCAGCGCAGTGATATAGAACGGTTTGTCTCAGGCGATTACTCAAAGATAAATATCATGGTTCGTCACAATATAAACTCTTCCACACAGCTTAATGTACTTGTGGATAAAATAAGAAAAGACCTGAACAGCGGGCGCTTCGGCAATTTCAATAAGGTATTGGTCACAGGCGAAGGGATTTTAATTGCAGAAGCTGCTGAAAGCTTTATATCAGGACAGGTGTCTTCTCTTCTTTCAACAGCATTAATTATAACGGCGATAATGGGATTTCTCTTCCTATCCGTGAAAGCTGGGCTGATAGTTCTGATTCCGAACCTTCTGCCGGTCTTTATATTATTCGGTCTGATGGGTTTATTAGGCATTCCCCTAAACGCCGGAACTGTTATGGTAGCTGCAGTTACGATAGGAATTGCTGTTGATGACACAACTGTATTTATGGTCCTCTACAATCAGAATCTTAAAAAGTATGGCGATGAAAAACGGGCACTTGAGGATACACTTGTATCTGAGATTAAGCCTATATTCATTTCAAGCGTTTCACTAGCTGCAGGGTTCGGCACATTAATTTTCTCAAAATTTGTTCCGATAGCCCAGTTTGGGGCATTGAGTGCATTTGTTATGATTATCGCATTTGTTACAGAACTTTTTATAACCCCGCTTACACTCTCGTCTGTCCGTCTTATCACATTATGGGATGCTATAGGGCTTGAACTTAGAGATCGTCTTATTGAAAAATCAGTGCTCTTAGAGGGATTCAGCAAGTTTCAGATCAGAAGGCTTATCCTAATGTCGCATATAATAGAAGCTAAGGCAGGAGAACATATAATTCGCGAAGGCGATACCGGCGATAAGATGTATCTTGTTGTAGACGGCGAAATGTCTGTATCAAGACAGGTCAAGGGACATCGGACATTTATTGCCAGCTTAGAACCGGGAGATGCGTTTGGCGAGATTGCACTGGTGAGCAGTCAGCCAAGGACAGCGGATGTCTTTGCTGTAACTAATGCAAAACTCTTGTCGTTAGACTGGAAAACGCTTGAGAGGCTGCGCCACCTGAGTCCGTTCGTTACCTCAAGACTTTTCTTGAACCTCTCAAAGATTTTAGGGGCCCGTCTTACAGAAACTACGGAGAAAATGGTATGCCGTTTATAG
- a CDS encoding outer membrane lipoprotein-sorting protein: MKFLMVLISCIAYFAVPVFAQEPSGMDIMKEQKKRHEATQEYESIKMVLIDSSKNKEARDLKRYAKKDKAGLFKYLARFDGPADIRGTALLTWEQKGREDDQWLYLPAYGQKLKRIAGGNKKGYFMGTDFAYEDLRPEKLEDHTYTVIKKEKFENQDCSVIEALPTTDEEKKTSGYSKRTLWVTVDTLVTLKVDFYDHSMKLLKTQTAYDIKPIKGKMMRANKILMTHHQNNHRTLMGLLERKLDENIDDSIFTERAVVSFK; encoded by the coding sequence ATGAAATTTTTAATGGTTTTAATCTCATGTATTGCATATTTCGCTGTGCCTGTTTTTGCTCAGGAGCCTTCAGGGATGGACATTATGAAAGAACAAAAAAAAAGACACGAAGCAACTCAGGAGTATGAGAGTATAAAAATGGTATTGATTGACAGCTCTAAGAACAAGGAGGCTCGTGATTTGAAGCGGTATGCCAAAAAAGACAAAGCGGGGCTTTTTAAATATCTTGCGCGTTTTGACGGTCCTGCAGACATAAGAGGAACAGCATTATTGACATGGGAGCAAAAAGGCAGGGAAGATGACCAGTGGCTTTATCTTCCGGCATACGGACAGAAACTCAAAAGGATTGCAGGCGGAAATAAAAAAGGCTACTTTATGGGAACTGACTTTGCCTATGAAGACCTTCGTCCTGAGAAACTCGAAGACCATACATATACTGTTATAAAAAAAGAGAAATTTGAAAATCAAGACTGCTCTGTTATTGAAGCATTACCCACAACAGACGAGGAGAAAAAGACTAGCGGTTATTCAAAACGAACCCTCTGGGTTACAGTTGATACCCTTGTTACATTAAAGGTGGATTTCTATGACCACAGCATGAAACTGCTGAAAACTCAGACTGCATATGATATAAAGCCTATAAAGGGAAAGATGATGCGTGCAAATAAAATATTGATGACACATCACCAGAACAATCATCGTACCTTAATGGGACTGTTAGAGCGGAAACTAGACGAGAACATAGATGATTCTATATTCACGGAACGGGCGGTTGTAAGTTTTAAATAG
- the rpmI gene encoding 50S ribosomal protein L35 → MPKLKTNRGAAKRFKLTKNGKIKRAKAFGNHILTKKSTKRKRGLRQAGYLDKVDIKVVKKLIPYA, encoded by the coding sequence ATGCCTAAATTAAAAACCAATAGAGGGGCCGCAAAAAGGTTCAAGTTAACAAAAAATGGTAAAATAAAGAGAGCCAAGGCCTTTGGGAACCACATATTAACGAAAAAATCTACTAAACGTAAAAGGGGGCTGCGGCAAGCAGGATATTTGGATAAGGTTGACATAAAGGTTGTTAAAAAGCTTATACCATATGCATAG
- the pheT gene encoding phenylalanine--tRNA ligase subunit beta translates to MKASLNWLREYVDIDLAPDELGEDLTMAGFEVENISKVDANLNNVVVGKIVSLKPHPNADKLSLCQVSTGVNIYNVVCGAVNMISGDYVALALEGALLPNGMKIKNTKIRGELSHGMMCSEEELKIGRDSSGIMILRNNLELGKDITSALNLDDYIFEINITPNRPDCLSIIGIAREIAAITGKILKMPKIEFKEGNRKIDKMTSVEIHAPELCPRYSASLITDVTIGLSPFWMRRRLESAGIRPISNVVDVTNYVLMEFGQPLHAFDFDLLSGKRIVVRRANDGDIFTSLDGMERHLSSDTLMICDGEKPVAIGGIMGGLNSEVSEGTSNVLIESAYFNPTNIRKTSKKLGLQTEASYRFERGVDYGGVVKALNRATQLALEFCGGKAAKGVVDQYPSPIFPKEIPLSIDKANKILGTSLKKGKVNRYLKSIELDVKDLDKDKVIVKIPSFRMDLHREIDLIEEVARLDGYDNIPTTTPVVKVNAASKNPLQVLQDRVKDILASMGYYEVVNYSFISPVSAALLNLDAEHPYKKFISIKNPLREDQSVMRTTLIPGLLSTMKTNVYNKNLNLKLFELGAVFYSVKGEELPREKKMLSALATGLRYGESWSFPVEGVDFYDIKGSLENLFEGLNIMNFNFLSTPDIPYLHPGKSSVIMVDNNEIGTVGEVHSAVLEGYELSNAVYIFELDFDLMIRHTFGDKKIKPLSKYPPIYRDIALIVDESVQSKDIYNAIGKLSNKLVDSIRVFDVYRGKSIPHGKKSLAYRIKYQSYERTLTDKEVNSIHEKLVSNLVEKTGARIRE, encoded by the coding sequence ATGAAAGCAAGCTTGAATTGGCTAAGAGAATATGTCGATATTGATCTTGCTCCTGACGAGTTAGGGGAAGACCTTACTATGGCTGGTTTCGAAGTGGAGAACATATCAAAGGTAGATGCCAATTTAAACAATGTAGTTGTAGGCAAGATAGTCTCTTTAAAACCCCATCCAAATGCCGATAAACTCTCTTTGTGCCAGGTGAGCACTGGTGTAAATATATATAATGTTGTATGCGGTGCTGTAAATATGATCTCTGGAGATTATGTTGCTTTGGCTTTGGAGGGAGCTCTGCTGCCCAATGGGATGAAGATTAAAAATACCAAGATCAGGGGAGAGCTATCCCATGGAATGATGTGTTCTGAAGAAGAGTTAAAAATTGGGAGAGACTCCAGCGGTATAATGATATTAAGGAATAACCTTGAATTGGGAAAGGATATTACTTCTGCTCTTAACTTGGATGACTATATCTTTGAAATCAATATTACTCCAAACCGCCCAGATTGCCTGAGTATAATAGGTATAGCCAGAGAGATAGCCGCAATTACAGGTAAAATTTTAAAAATGCCAAAAATAGAGTTTAAAGAGGGGAACAGAAAGATTGATAAAATGACATCAGTGGAGATCCATGCCCCTGAATTATGCCCCAGGTATTCTGCCAGTTTGATTACTGATGTTACTATTGGTTTATCCCCTTTTTGGATGAGAAGAAGGTTAGAATCCGCTGGAATACGTCCTATCAGTAACGTGGTAGATGTTACCAACTATGTTCTTATGGAATTTGGTCAACCCCTTCATGCCTTCGATTTCGATCTCTTAAGCGGAAAAAGAATAGTGGTTAGACGGGCAAATGATGGTGATATTTTCACTTCACTGGATGGCATGGAAAGGCACCTGTCTAGTGATACACTGATGATTTGTGACGGAGAAAAGCCGGTGGCTATCGGTGGCATAATGGGTGGTTTGAACTCGGAGGTTTCGGAAGGTACCTCTAATGTCCTCATTGAAAGTGCATATTTTAATCCGACTAATATTAGAAAAACCTCTAAAAAGCTAGGTTTACAGACAGAGGCTTCCTATAGATTTGAAAGGGGAGTAGATTATGGGGGGGTAGTTAAAGCCTTGAATAGAGCTACCCAATTGGCTTTGGAATTCTGTGGTGGAAAGGCTGCAAAGGGGGTAGTAGACCAATATCCATCCCCTATTTTTCCTAAAGAGATTCCCTTGAGTATAGATAAAGCCAATAAGATACTGGGGACATCTCTGAAAAAAGGGAAAGTAAATAGATACCTTAAAAGTATTGAACTTGATGTCAAAGATTTGGACAAGGATAAAGTGATTGTTAAAATCCCATCTTTCAGGATGGATTTGCATCGAGAGATTGATTTGATTGAAGAGGTGGCAAGATTAGACGGTTATGATAATATTCCTACCACTACACCTGTGGTAAAGGTTAACGCTGCCAGTAAAAATCCACTCCAGGTGTTACAGGACAGGGTTAAGGACATTCTTGCCTCAATGGGATACTACGAGGTTGTAAATTACAGCTTTATCTCTCCCGTTTCAGCAGCCCTGTTAAATCTAGATGCTGAACATCCCTATAAGAAATTCATCAGCATAAAGAATCCCCTTAGGGAAGATCAGTCAGTTATGAGAACTACTTTGATTCCAGGACTTCTCAGCACTATGAAGACAAATGTTTACAACAAGAATTTAAACTTAAAGTTATTCGAATTGGGGGCGGTGTTTTATTCCGTCAAAGGAGAGGAACTTCCCAGAGAAAAAAAGATGCTGTCTGCCCTCGCAACTGGGCTAAGATATGGCGAATCCTGGAGTTTTCCAGTAGAAGGGGTTGATTTCTATGATATTAAAGGTAGCCTGGAAAACCTTTTTGAAGGGTTAAATATCATGAACTTCAATTTTTTATCCACTCCAGACATACCGTACTTACACCCTGGAAAGTCTTCCGTAATCATGGTTGACAATAATGAAATCGGTACCGTGGGCGAGGTTCATTCTGCAGTTCTGGAAGGTTACGAACTCTCCAATGCTGTCTATATATTTGAACTCGATTTTGATCTAATGATCAGACACACCTTTGGTGATAAAAAGATTAAACCATTATCAAAATATCCACCAATTTACAGGGATATTGCATTAATAGTAGACGAGAGTGTTCAATCCAAGGATATCTATAATGCTATCGGTAAGCTTAGCAATAAACTAGTTGATAGTATACGGGTTTTTGATGTATATAGAGGAAAGTCTATACCCCACGGAAAAAAGAGCTTGGCTTATCGAATTAAATATCAGTCATACGAACGAACACTAACGGACAAAGAGGTTAATAGTATCCATGAAAAGCTGGTATCTAACCTAGTAGAGAAAACAGGGGCCAGGATAAGGGAATAA
- a CDS encoding ankyrin repeat domain-containing protein, whose amino-acid sequence MGFFDLLGKKKVLSYDEVRELILNKDLQKLKKISIQSFSTRHRSGDTPAYFATEKGYKECLQIIAERAPESLSTKNRDGATPAFIAAEKGFKDFLEIIAENAPDTLKTQTERGVTPGATPAYVAAEKGQRECLEFIFEKVPETLKTPDNDGKTPAYVAAEKGQRECLEFIFEKVPETLKTPDNNGEIPAFVAAEKGQRECLEFIFEKVPETLKTPDNNGKTPAYVAAEKGQKECLEFIFEKEPDTIRSQDSSRATPAFIAAEKGRKECLEFIIEKAPDTLMTPNNDGKTPAFIAAEKGQKECLEFIFEKGHDTIRSQDNTGATPAFIAAEKGRTECLEFILEKAPDTLKVENKRGATPLSIATLENNKECIDVIERYLV is encoded by the coding sequence ATGGGTTTTTTTGATCTTTTAGGAAAAAAGAAGGTGTTATCCTATGATGAGGTTAGAGAACTAATTTTAAATAAGGATTTACAAAAGCTAAAAAAGATTTCAATTCAGTCTTTTTCCACACGTCACAGGTCCGGAGACACACCTGCTTATTTTGCTACAGAAAAGGGCTACAAGGAATGTCTACAGATTATTGCCGAGAGGGCACCTGAGAGTCTTAGTACCAAGAATAGGGATGGGGCAACCCCTGCTTTTATAGCTGCTGAAAAGGGCTTCAAGGATTTTCTTGAGATTATTGCTGAAAACGCTCCTGATACGCTGAAAACTCAAACTGAAAGGGGTGTAACACCAGGAGCAACCCCTGCATATGTAGCTGCTGAGAAGGGACAAAGGGAATGCCTCGAATTCATATTTGAAAAGGTACCCGAAACCCTTAAAACCCCGGATAACGACGGGAAAACCCCTGCATATGTAGCTGCTGAGAAGGGACAAAGGGAATGCCTCGAATTCATATTTGAAAAGGTACCCGAAACCCTTAAAACCCCGGATAACAACGGGGAAATCCCTGCCTTTGTAGCTGCTGAGAAGGGACAAAGGGAATGCCTCGAATTTATATTCGAAAAGGTGCCTGAAACCCTTAAAACCCCGGATAACAACGGGAAAACCCCTGCATATGTAGCTGCTGAAAAGGGACAAAAGGAGTGTCTGGAGTTTATTTTTGAAAAAGAGCCTGATACCATCAGGTCTCAGGACAGCAGTAGAGCAACCCCTGCTTTTATAGCTGCTGAGAAAGGCAGAAAGGAGTGTCTGGAGTTTATTATTGAAAAGGCACCTGATACATTAATGACCCCGAACAATGATGGAAAAACCCCTGCTTTTATAGCTGCTGAAAAGGGACAAAAGGAGTGTCTGGAGTTTATTTTTGAAAAAGGGCATGATACAATCAGGTCTCAGGATAACACCGGGGCAACCCCTGCTTTTATAGCTGCTGAGAAAGGTAGAACAGAATGCCTGGAGTTTATTCTCGAAAAGGCACCTGATACCCTTAAAGTTGAGAATAAAAGGGGTGCAACACCATTATCGATTGCTACCCTGGAAAATAATAAAGAGTGTATAGATGTGATTGAAAGATACTTAGTATGA